The genomic interval ACTCCCGCAGCGCGCTGATGGTGATCTCACGGCCGATGATCACCAGCGCCGGCAGCATGACGATGGCACGCGGATCGGCGTAGATCAGCATGACCAGTGCCGCCGCCACCATCAGCTTGTCCGCAACCGGATCGAGGAAGGCACCGAACGGTGAGGTCTGCTTGAGCCGGCGCGCCAGCCAGCCGTCGAACCAGTCGGTGATCGCCGCGGCCGTGAAGATGCCTGCCGCCAGCCAGTCGGGATGCCGTTCACCGGCGAACAGCACCACGACCAGAACTGGAATCGCCATTACGCGCAGCAGGGTGAGCCAGGTTGGCAGGTTGAGGCGCATCAGGCGTGTTCGTGGAAGTGGTCGTATATTTTCTGGGCCAGCGTGGTACTGATGCCCTCGACGCGTGCGATCTCCTCGACACTGGCGCGGGACAGCTGCCGGATACCTCCGAAAGCCTTGAGCAGCCGCTGGCGGCGGGCCGGACCCAGTCCGCCGATATCCTGCAGCGCCGAGCGCGTGCGCGACTGCTCGCGCCGGCGGCGGTGGCCGCTGAGCGCGAAGCGGTGCGCTTCGTCGCGAATCTGCTGGATCAGATGCAGCGCCGGGGAGTCGGCCGGCAGTATAAGAGGCGACCTCTGCCCCGGCAACACGAGCTGCTCCAGGCCGGGCTTGCGGCTGGGCCCCTTGGCCACGGCCAGCAGCTGTACGCCGTCGATCTCCAGTTCCTGTAATGCCGCCAGGCCCTGGGCGAGCTGACCTGCGCCACCGTCGATGAGTAACAGGTCGGGAATGCGGCCCTCGCCTTTCTTCAGGCGGGCAAAACGCCGCCCGATGGCCTGGCGCAGGGCCGCGTAGTCGTCACCCGGCTGCACAGCCTCGATGTTGAAGCGCCGGTAGCCGGCCTTGTCCGGTGCGCCATGGCTGAACACGACGCAGCTTGCGACGGTGCGCTCTCCGCCGGTGTGGCTGATGTCGAAGCACTCGATGCGCTGCGGGGGCGACTCGAGCCCCAGTGCCGCCTGGAGGCTCTGTAACCGCTCTTCGGTCGTGACCCGGCTGGCCAGCCGGGCCGTGAGGGCCTGGGACAGGGTCGCCTGGGCGATCTGCAGCAGCCGCTGGCGCGCGCCCCGCGGCCGCGTGACCAGGCGGATGCGCCGGCCGCTACGCGCCGACAGGGCCTGCTCCAGCAGCGTGCGTTCGGGCAACGCCTGCGACAGCAGAATCTCGCGCGGCGGCGGCTGGTCGAGATAATGCTGACTGAGGAAGGCGCTCAACAGCTCGGCAGTGTCGGCGCCGACCGGCATTTGCGGGAAAAAGCTGCGGTGCCCGAAGTTCAGGCGATTGCGCACCGAGACGATCACCACGCCGCCCACGCCCTCACGGATTTCGGCCGCCAGCACGTCGCAGTCGGTGGTGCCGCCCGCCTGCAACGGCTGCTCCTGCAGGCGGCGGATGGCGGCGATCTGTTCGCGGTAGCGGGCCGCCTGTTCGAATGCCAGCGTGGCCGATGCCTGCTCCATGCGCCGTACCAAGTCCTGCATGACGGCTTCGGCCTTGCCGTCCAGCAAGCGGGCGGCGTCGTCCACGTCCCGCGCATAGTCCGCCCGTCTGACGAGACCGACGCAGGGTGCGCTACAGCGCTTGATCTGATATTGCAGGCAGGGACGGCTGCGGTGCGCGAAGAAACTGTCCTCGCACTGGCGGATACGAAACAGCTTGTGCAGCGCGTCCTGCATTTCACGCACCGCACCGGCATTGGGGTACGGGCCGAAATAGCGCCCCGGCCGGCGTTGCGCGCCGCGGTGGAAGGCCAGCCGCGGGAAGGGATGGTCGCCGGACAGGAACAGGTAGGGATAGCTCTTATCGTCGCGGAACACGACGTTGTAGCGCGGCCGCTCTGCCTTAATGAGGTTGCTCTCCAGCAGCAATGCCTCATCCTCGGTCTGGGTGACCGTGACCTCGATACGCGCAACCTGCCCCACCAGCGCCTGGGTCTTGGCATCCGTGGCCGAACGCGTGAAATAGCTGGACACGCGTCGTTTGAGATTGCGTGCCTTGCCGACGTACAAAGTGCCGCCGGCGGCATCGAGCATGCGATACACGCCCGGGCGACTGGTCAGCTGATTCAGAAAAGCATCGAGATCGAAGTCACCGGCCACCGGCATGATGGACGGCTGTCCGCGGAGTTCCAACCCGCCCTCAGGTGCCGTAACGGTCGGCGTTCGCGTCCTCGAGCAGGCCGAAGCGCATGGCCAGTCGTGTCAGCTCCACGTCGTTGTCGACGCGCAGCTTCTCG from Nevskiales bacterium carries:
- the pgsA gene encoding CDP-diacylglycerol--glycerol-3-phosphate 3-phosphatidyltransferase, translating into MRLNLPTWLTLLRVMAIPVLVVVLFAGERHPDWLAAGIFTAAAITDWFDGWLARRLKQTSPFGAFLDPVADKLMVAAALVMLIYADPRAIVMLPALVIIGREITISALREWMAELGQRTHVAVSTIGKYKTAMQMIAIGLMLLKGTVYGYSIYRIGLACLWLAAVLTVWSMVMYLKAAWPMLKGEYPAKT
- the uvrC gene encoding excinuclease ABC subunit UvrC, producing MPVAGDFDLDAFLNQLTSRPGVYRMLDAAGGTLYVGKARNLKRRVSSYFTRSATDAKTQALVGQVARIEVTVTQTEDEALLLESNLIKAERPRYNVVFRDDKSYPYLFLSGDHPFPRLAFHRGAQRRPGRYFGPYPNAGAVREMQDALHKLFRIRQCEDSFFAHRSRPCLQYQIKRCSAPCVGLVRRADYARDVDDAARLLDGKAEAVMQDLVRRMEQASATLAFEQAARYREQIAAIRRLQEQPLQAGGTTDCDVLAAEIREGVGGVVIVSVRNRLNFGHRSFFPQMPVGADTAELLSAFLSQHYLDQPPPREILLSQALPERTLLEQALSARSGRRIRLVTRPRGARQRLLQIAQATLSQALTARLASRVTTEERLQSLQAALGLESPPQRIECFDISHTGGERTVASCVVFSHGAPDKAGYRRFNIEAVQPGDDYAALRQAIGRRFARLKKGEGRIPDLLLIDGGAGQLAQGLAALQELEIDGVQLLAVAKGPSRKPGLEQLVLPGQRSPLILPADSPALHLIQQIRDEAHRFALSGHRRRREQSRTRSALQDIGGLGPARRQRLLKAFGGIRQLSRASVEEIARVEGISTTLAQKIYDHFHEHA